A genomic segment from Triticum dicoccoides isolate Atlit2015 ecotype Zavitan chromosome 1A, WEW_v2.0, whole genome shotgun sequence encodes:
- the LOC119367369 gene encoding uncharacterized protein LOC119367369, producing MPVPKAAAQHKVYPRLATPQKQRGTRAGRLLRRDRSSYPAMAEEAQALGLALGLGAESSPGTTTVEVTRAGASRRRRSPHLERARRQTMSMLFDELGALLPDLPHRACRADVVDGAIAYVRALEDTAAELEAHRAMSAGRSRRARGGSAEVVAAGETSCFAVRLRAARPGALTRVLQVFQRHRVPVLAATVSRNGGEAAVTVTTAVVAPAVAGKIEADIISSSMSDESY from the exons ATGCCCGTCCCCAAAGCCGCTGCCCAACACAAAGTGTACCCCCGGCTCGCAACTCCGCAAAAACAGAGAGGCACTCGCGCCGGTCGGTTGCTCCGGCGAGATAGATCATCTTACCCCGCCATGGCCGAGGAGGCGCAGGCGCTGGGGTTGGCTCTGGGTCTGGGAGCGGAAAGCTCGCCGGGGACGACGACGGTCGAGGTGACTCGCGCGGGGGCGTCCAGGCGGCGCAGGTCACCCCATCTGGAGCGCGCGCGCCGGCAGACCATGTCCATGCTCTTCGACGAGCTGGGCGCGCTGCTCCCCGACCTCCCCCATCGG GCGTGCAGGGCGGACGTCGTCGACGGGGCCATCGCGTACGTCAGGGCGCTGGAGGACACGGCCGCCGAGCTCGAGGCGCACAGGGCGATGTCTGCCGGGCGGAGCCGCCGCGCACGCGGCGGCAGCGCCGAGGTGGTCGCGGCCGGGGAGACGTCGTGCTTCGCCGTCCGGCTGCGCGCGGCCAGGCCGGGCGCGCTCACGCGCGTGCTCCAGGTGTTCCAGCGGCACCGCGTGCCCGTCCTGGCGGCCACCGTCTCGCGGAACGGCGGGGAGGCTGCGGTCACGGTCACCACGGCCGTGGTGGCACCGGCGGTCGCGGGGAAGATCGAGGCAGATATCATTAGCAGCAGCATGAGTGACGAGTCGTA